TATTTGAACAAAAAGTATTTACTGGTAACTGGAGTTCTTTGGTTTGGAGAGGGATTATAGCGATAATAATTGGTTTGATGATTTTAGTTTGGCCAGCAATTAGCGTGGTGGCTTTTCTTCGTTTAATTAGTTTAGTAGCGATTATTGGTGGAATAATGGCGGTCATCCAAGCGATAAGAACCAAAGGAGGATGGCCACTCATTTTGGAAGGGATCATGAGTATTATAATTGGTATTATGGTCTTCTCAATGCCTGGGATGTCAGCATTGGTTATTACGCTTCTCATTGGATTTTGGATGTTATTTATTGGTATTTTTCAAATTATCAATGTTATTCAGTTTTATCAAGTGCTTCCTAATGCTGGAAAATGGTTAATTATTCTCAATGGTATCGTTTCAATTTTATTTGGTATTATTGTCATGTCTCGTCCTCTGCTGGGAGTCCTTCTTATTGTATCTTATGTGGGAGTTTATGCTTTGTTGTTTGGAGTCATCTCCTTATTTAGCGGATTTTACATCCATAGTCTGAGTAAATAGGGGAGGTCCATCCTTTCTTTCGGTGGGGGAGAGTGCTTTACTTCTTTTGCCTCTCCCCTGGTGGGAGAGAATTTCTCCTCTTTTTCCCTCTCTCTTTGCTAAAAAAAGAGGGGCTGGGATTATCGATTCTTGAATAAATATTTTTCATTTTCGTTTGGTTAAAAAATAAATGGTATAGGGTCTTTCCTGAAAATACCATCAAATGAATTCTTTAATCCGTCATCCTGAGCCCTCGCTTTTTGAGGGCGTGAGGATCTCATCTTTTTATATTTAATTTTGAAAAAGATTTAAAAGGATGAGATTCTCACGTCGTCCGGTAAAAGACACCAGACTCCTCAGAATGACAAACTGGGTGGCAGAGATTGCCACGTCGCCCAACCAAAAGGCGGTTGGAC
The sequence above is drawn from the Candidatus Atribacteria bacterium ADurb.Bin276 genome and encodes:
- a CDS encoding acid-resistance membrane protein; its protein translation is MLFEQKVFTGNWSSLVWRGIIAIIIGLMILVWPAISVVAFLRLISLVAIIGGIMAVIQAIRTKGGWPLILEGIMSIIIGIMVFSMPGMSALVITLLIGFWMLFIGIFQIINVIQFYQVLPNAGKWLIILNGIVSILFGIIVMSRPLLGVLLIVSYVGVYALLFGVISLFSGFYIHSLSK